The Prunus dulcis chromosome 3, ALMONDv2, whole genome shotgun sequence genome segment CTTTCATGACTTGAACCAAATTAAATTGTCTTAACCCGTCAAGGATGAATGTTTATTGTTGATTCATTTGCTAACAACTTAAACTTTTTAGAGCTAATGATTGTCTAACATGGAGCCTTATTTGTAAGTGGTCATGGATTCTATTTCCTACGCCTATATAGTTGTTGGGACTAGCACTTGTTTAACAAGATTGACCTATGCTCATTCATCACTGTTAATCTCTAACACaactattttttcaatttattgtGCTATGTGGGTTAACATGAGAGAAAAGGTGTGTCCTAAGAATCTCTATAGTACTCAAGTTACACAGCATGAACTTCTAGGCAACCTCACTTCATTATTTTCCCTCTTTGTGTGTGTTCACCCAACttgtttataaaataaaaaaagaaaaaaagcttgTGAGACCTTCTAAATGTTTGGGTAGTTCCCAAGTGGTCCTTATGATGTGGTAGCAGTACATGGAGAGCCGTCCTGGAGTGTACATGGAGAAGAACTTGGCTAACCAGGTCACATGATCTGTGCTAAAGCAATTCTCCCAGCAGATGTCAGAAAGCTGTGTAACCATGTGCCACAAATAAGCAGGGAGTTCTCCAAGCCTCTTGTAATATCCTGTAAATGTTGTCTTTCCCTTCTCTTAATAGTATTTACCTCTACACCAAAGTTCTAAGTTGGATTCTCCCATCCCTCAATATGGCTGGTAATGGtattacataaataaaaaatataaagaatctCAATTCTCTAATGAATGTCAATTTGATCCCAGCTCATAGGTAACAAAGTATTTGATGCCTTGTTAAAAATATTGGACAAACTCATTGATGCAACCAAGGACACAAATGGTGGTCTCTGATTTTGACCTCAAGGGTCTAACaaaatgttttttcttttttggtctcATGAGAACCAACAAACTGTAACTGAAAAAACATTTCAGCATTCTAACTGAAACACAAAAGTTAATGAAAATTGACATCCTTGTACTCTACCTTTCAGTTTTAACTTAGAAATGCATTAAAATAAGTTTAAGATCTTCAGGAACAGAGTTTGTTCAaaggaaataataaaacacTACTTGAGCTGCTTAATTTTCACAAGCTGCATTTGATATAATGAACAAGCGAAGCCCTGCCTAATTCTGGTTGTGCTTCATGTTTATCAAATGGACAGTGTATAAGGACTGGGGGCAAAGCCCCCTCTACTGTATGTGGGATATACAAATGCATTTACTGGCCTTGGTTGTTTGAGTTAGATGATACAGTATCGCTCAATTCACGTCCCTTGGTTTCAAATGGGAAGAGCAAAACGCATACCCcggaaagaaaaattacaatcTCAAAGAGCAGAATGGATGCTGTCTGATGGCATCCATGTACCAAACCTACTGCCACCAGAGGACATATCATTCCACCAATTCTTCCCATTGCACTTGCAACTCCGACGCCGGTTGTTCGGACTGAGGTTGGGTATATCTACAGTTCAAACAAAAGATTTAGAGATTAAGTACTTGGTACTAGTTCAAATTGATTTTCATGGATAAGCACACAAATCCATACAAACAGAAGACCGAGAATGTGAATCCAGAAGCAAGGTTTTTCTTAGATCAACcatgtttttttcttattctaaGCAGTGAGTGCATTTTGCTTTACCACTGCAGTTATGTAGATTATTTAAATATGGTGGAGAAATTAGAGGTTATGTGCAAGAAGTTGACAGTGACACACACACAACGCATATACCAACATATGAAAATTGGAACCCAGGTGGTTTAGATTCAAAGTACATTTCCCTTAGCAGTAAGCACTCCCATAATTGTCTCCACCATAAAAGAATATAACAACTGAAAAATTTAGTTAAACTAGTtaatattcaattaaaaatggGAAAACGAGCTCTAGATATCTTCCACATTTGATGTGTTTTCATGTCAACCAAAGCCGTATAATCATTTTAGATTCATTTTTTGCAATTTGTGTGATGTTTGAACTTGGTTTCAGCGCCATGCCTTTTGAACGTAAATCTCACGTAAGGGTATTTCTAAACCTAGAAATTTACTTATCCCCATGTTGGATTGAGAGTTTAGTTGGCAGGCTCTGATTCCAGAACTACATTTAgtactatttataaataataataataaaatggaagaaagaaaactcaTTCTATTCGAAAACGCTTCTGATAGTTAAAGATGCCTAACTTCAAATAAAACATTGTATGataaagaaacccaaaaaactaaaaatctcAGGCAATCATGCATTGAAGAAAAGCATGGATTTGCACACTTGAAAAATACTTTCATGTCCACTGCCTTTTAAAATGATAAATGCATTCACAATTTACCTCTGGGGCATAAATATAGACTATTGTGAAGGTTGCTGTGATGCATATGCGAGCTCCAAAAAGAAGGCTAGTGGTCAAGCCCTGAGACTGTTGAATTACTAAGGGGAGTAGAAAAATGCAACACAAGAAGAACATGGCTGACATTGAAAGCTTACGACCCAGTCTATCGACCGTGGCAGCAGATATGAGGAGCCCAGGTAACTCTTCATTCCAAACAAAGTTAAATGTCACTAAACCATTTTCTAGCAATAGGATAACACtttttccataaataaataattacaaaCACTGAAATAATTAGAGAAATTTACCTGCAAAACTAGCGATGAAAACATCTCTATAGCCAGTATCCTGCAATTTGTCTGACCGTAATGTATCTGGCGTACATTTACTATGTCCATTGGTCAACTCAGTGGTCAGAAGCACCAGGCCATAATATGAAAAAGCATTCCCAAAGAATACAACCCATAAGAGCAAGGTAGATCTGACTAATTTTGGGGAAAGAAGCATTGACAGTGAAGAGATGCCCCCCATATCAGAAGAATCCATCTCCTTAGATGATGTATCTTCATTTTCTGTTGGTGAGATCAAACGTGCATCTTCTGATAGAGTACTCTTTTCAGATAACTCGATTTTTAAATCAGAAACAAGATTTCCAGAAGGGAGTTTTGTTCCATTCAGTCTTGCTACTCTCTCCAAAATATTGATTGCCTCAGTTGTTCTTCCTTTTAAGCATAAATACCTGGGTGATTCAGGTGCTACCCAATAGAATACAAGGAGAAGCGATGAAGGGAGTGAAGACAGTCCAAGTAGCCACCTCCAGCCCAGCGTTGGCATGACAAACTGCAAAGAACACAACATAAATATATGAAGGCACCAATCTTAAATTCTTATTACATATATTGGCATTACAGCCCCAAAACAGgggaaaattaaaattacatgCAGCTGAACAAGTAAGCTAAATAGGGAAAGCTATCTGTTTGTCAACTTGTTATGCAATTAGATATATTTACAATAGCTATTCacccaaagaaaagaaaaggaaatctGCTAACCCAATGTTCAACTGGCTTATTATCCACTATTTATGGAATGACAATAGAAGTTACTACTAACGTTTGTTATGTTCATTGTATTTACTTAACACAATTGTTAAAGCCTAGTTAGTAACAGTATTGATGCCAAAGTTCCTTTAATTCCAGTATTGAAAGAtcaaaacataagaaaaacacaaatcCGGGAAATCAAATCTAGAAAAGTTGGCTTAAACACAAACGAATATAAATAAAGTACTCAA includes the following:
- the LOC117623396 gene encoding organic cation/carnitine transporter 7; protein product: MGDGSPEYTVDEALVAMGFGKFQILVLAYAGMGWVSEAMEMMLLSFVGPAVQSAWGLSSQQESFITSVVFAGMLVGAYSWGIVSDKHGRRKGFLITATITSGAGFLSALSPNYTSLILLRCLVGVGLGGGPVLSSWFLEFIPAPNRGTWMVVFSAFWTLGTILEASLAWFVMPTLGWRWLLGLSSLPSSLLLVFYWVAPESPRYLCLKGRTTEAINILERVARLNGTKLPSGNLVSDLKIELSEKSTLSEDARLISPTENEDTSSKEMDSSDMGGISSLSMLLSPKLVRSTLLLWVVFFGNAFSYYGLVLLTTELTNGHSKCTPDTLRSDKLQDTGYRDVFIASFAELPGLLISAATVDRLGRKLSMSAMFFLCCIFLLPLVIQQSQGLTTSLLFGARICITATFTIVYIYAPEIYPTSVRTTGVGVASAMGRIGGMICPLVAVGLVHGCHQTASILLFEIVIFLSGVCVLLFPFETKGRELSDTVSSNSNNQGQ